The sequence GCTTTATTCTTGAGTTCTTGAAAAGCTTTGCACTAACAAGGGATGATAGTGATACGGATTGTTTTAGCCTTGTTTTTCAAAACAGAGATTTTGAGAACTCAATGTTTGGTGGGATATTAGATGACATTATGAAGTTAGAAAACCAAATTCCTCTGTTTATTCTCATAGAACTACTCCAGTTAGAATTTGGAACTCGAACACTTGCAATTGCACAGTTAGCTGCTCTGTTGAGTACCTACAAAGTGTTTTGTGGATTTCCATTTTCTTCATCATTGCCAGGAAATGCTGAGCTAACACTGAAGAAATACATCGAGAAAGATCCTTGCCATTTACTGGATTTGTATAGAATGATGATTAAAAATCTGTTATCACATTCGAATCTGGAATCAGCTAGTCCTGTTGAACAATACAGCTGTAATGGTCCAACTCATAATATCAATGGCAAGCGTAGACGTTATGGGCGGTGGATCAATATGACACTACCTGGTTGGATGCAAAAACTCAGCTTCATCGATATATCTTCTCCCGATGAAAGCCGCTCTACCCTATGTCCAAAGTCTCCGGATGATAGCAGGTCTACCCTCACTGCGGAATTATTGCATGGCGCTGGTATCAAATTCCAACCAGGCAAAATTGGATTTGAAAAGAGAAGATTTGGAAGTAGTTTGCTTTCCCTTCCTCAAATCCAAGTGTGGGACAACACAGAGACATTGTTGCGGAACTTAATGGCATATGAAGAGTGTCAAAGGTGCTCATGGTCTCCACAAGAGACAATAATTTCACATTATGTACATCTCTTTAAAGATTTAATTGATTCAGATAAAGATGTTTATCTGCTTCGAAAATCTCAAGTCATTTGGAACTTTGTGGGCAGTGATGAAGACATTGTACGTATGTTCAACCATCTTACAGATGGAATCACATTCCATTCCATTCAAGAAATTGAGGTGGTGATGAAAGAGGCGAGAGAACATTATAACAGTCTATGGAATGTGTGGATGA is a genomic window of Cryptomeria japonica chromosome 7, Sugi_1.0, whole genome shotgun sequence containing:
- the LOC131078286 gene encoding putative UPF0481 protein At3g02645, with translation MAELDIPGCDSKAKEIPIVEVNGIGRTLEIAEVNDEGKTQSSASVGSWLIQVKSTFNPPSKMWQVSRKVCIYRVIKRMMVSNPENYAPFVISFGPYHHQKHPQLFTMNQYKLEAIHRMLTRLKIEVTSLIGDIQRLESKIRECYAEPIEMDGETLSLMLAMDTCFILEFLKSFALTRDDSDTDCFSLVFQNRDFENSMFGGILDDIMKLENQIPLFILIELLQLEFGTRTLAIAQLAALLSTYKVFCGFPFSSSLPGNAELTLKKYIEKDPCHLLDLYRMMIKNLLSHSNLESASPVEQYSCNGPTHNINGKRRRYGRWINMTLPGWMQKLSFIDISSPDESRSTLCPKSPDDSRSTLTAELLHGAGIKFQPGKIGFEKRRFGSSLLSLPQIQVWDNTETLLRNLMAYEECQRCSWSPQETIISHYVHLFKDLIDSDKDVYLLRKSQVIWNFVGSDEDIVRMFNHLTDGITFHSIQEIEVVMKEAREHYNSLWNVWMSQFKKEHCSKPWYILSLVVATLILGMTAVQCIYSVKK